In Oreochromis niloticus isolate F11D_XX linkage group LG5, O_niloticus_UMD_NMBU, whole genome shotgun sequence, a single window of DNA contains:
- the crbn gene encoding protein cereblon, protein MADERGGGEDNANDNMGNQLQLLPDNEEEEEEDDMETEDRDSEEAEKPNIITFDPSLPTSHSYLGSDMEEFHGRTVHDDDSCQTIPVLPHTAVMLVPGQTLPLQLFRPQEVSMMRSVIQRDRTFAVLAHSDTGEPDAEFGTTAEIYAYREEQEYGIETVKVKAIGRQRFKVHEIRTQADGIKQAKVQILPERILPDPLSAVQLTPLSRLHMHPSSKPPSQSCKQAQCWWNNYKQRKFHCASLTPWPPWVYALYDSESLMNRVKKQLHEWDENLKDDSLPANAVDFSYRVAACLPIDDALRLQLLKIGSAIQRLRCELDIMDRCTSLCCKQCQDTEITTKNEIFSLSLYGPMAAYVNPHGYVHETLTVYKANNLNLVGRPSTLHSWFPGYAWTIAQCRTCGSHMGWKFTATKKDLSPPRFWGLTRSAMLPRIPQGEGEEGREGSRLFCL, encoded by the exons ATGGCTGACGAGAGGGGTGGAGGGGAAGACAACGCCAACGACAACATGGGGAACCAGTTACAGCTCTTACCAG AcaatgaggaggaggaagaggaggatgacATGGAGACCGAAGATCGAGACAGTGAGGAGGCAGAAAAGCCCAACATCATCACCTTTGACCCCAGTCTTCCCACATCACATTCA TACCTGGGTTCAGACATGGAGGAGTTTCATGGCCGTACGGTCCACGATGACGACAGCTGTCAGACCATTCCCGTGCTGCCACATACAGCTGTGATGCTGGTGCCGGGCCAGACGCTGCCTCTGCAGCTCTTCAGGCCGCAGGAGGTCAGCATGATGAGGAGCGTCATCCAGAGAGACCGCACTTTTGCTGTGCTCGCACACAG CGATACAGGTGAGCCGGATGCAGAGTTTGGAACTACGGCTGAAATCTATGCATACAGAGAGGAGCAGGAGTATGGCATTGAAACAGTCAAAGTGAAGGCTATAGGGAGGCAGCGATTTAAGGTCCACGAGATAAGAACTCAAGCAGATGG GATCAAACAGGCTAAAGTGCAGATCCTTCCAGAACGAATCCTTCCAGACCCCCTCTCCGCTGTGCAGCTAACGCCTCTGTCCAGGCTCCACATGCACCCTTCTTCCAAACCTCCAAGTCAGAGCTGCAAACAGGCTCAGTGCTGGTGGAATAACTACAAACAG AGAAAGTTTCACTGTGCCAGTCTGACGCCATGGCCACCCTGGGTCTACGCACTCTATGATTCA GAGTCGCTCATGAACAGGGTGAAGAAACAGCTTCACGAATGGGATGAGAATCTGAAGGATGATTCCCTCCCGGCGAATGCAGTAG ATTTCTCCTACAGAGTAGCAGCCTGTCTGCCCATAGATGATGCTCTGCGGCTCCAGCTATTAAAGATTGGCAGCGCCATCCAGAGACTTCGCTGTGAGCTAGACATTATGGATCGG tgCACGTCGCTGTGCTGTAAACAGTGCCAAGACACGGAAATCACCACAAAAAATGAGATCTTCAg CCTGTCCTTGTACGGCCCCATGGCTGCGTACGTCAACCCTCACGGTTACGTTCACGAAACGCTGACTGTCTACAAAGCCAACAACCTTAACCTGGTTGGAAGGCCATCTACGCTGCACAGCTGGTTTCCAGG GTACGCCTGGACGATTGCTCAGTGTCGAACCTGCGGATCCCACATGGGTTGGAAGTTCACAGCCACCAAGAAGGACTTGTCTCCACCTCGTTTCTGGGGTCTGACCCGTTCAGCTATGCTCCCCCGTATCCCACAGGGTGAAGGGGAGGAGGGCAGAGAGGGATCTCGCCTCTTCTGTCTGTGA